The following coding sequences are from one Eulemur rufifrons isolate Redbay chromosome 13, OSU_ERuf_1, whole genome shotgun sequence window:
- the NAA11 gene encoding N-alpha-acetyltransferase 11, whose product MNIRSARPDDLMNMQHCNLLCLPENYQMKYYFYHGLSWPQLSYIAEDEEGKIVGYVLAKMEEDPDDVPHGHITSLAVKRSHRRLGLAQKLMDQACRAMIENFSAKYVSLHVRKSNRAALHLYANTLNFQVSEVEPRYYADGEDAYAMRRDLSPMAEELRRQLERKKGGGGVLGAGENQETQGRALPGSEEGCRRENLAADDSGSDSKEPHESTASTDVQDSSEDADSTS is encoded by the coding sequence ATGAACATCCGCAGCGCCCGGCCCGACGACCTGATGAACATGCAGCACTGCAACCTGCTGTGCCTGCCGGAGAACTACCAGATGAAGTACTACTTCTACCACGGCCTGTCCTGGCCGCAGCTCTCCTACATCGCCGAGGACGAGGAGGGCAAGATCGTGGGCTACGTCCTGGCCAAGATGGAGGAGGACCCGGATGACGTCCCGCACGGACACATCACGTCGCTGGCGGTGAAGCGCTCGCACCGGCGCCTCGGCCTGGCCCAGAAGCTCATGGACCAGGCCTGCCGGGCCATGATCGAGAACTTCAGCGCCAAGTACGTGTCGCTGCACGTCCGGAAGAGCAACCGGGCGGCCTTGCACCTCTACGCCAACACCCTCAACTTCCAGGTCAGCGAGGTGGAGCCCAGGTACTACGCGGACGGGGAGGACGCCTACGCCATGAGGCGGGATCTCTCGCCGATGGCCGAGGAGCTCAGGCGGCAGCTGGAGCGCAAgaagggcgggggtggggtgctTGGCGCCGGGGAGAACCAGGAGACCCAGGGCCGCGCGCTGCCTGGCTCCGAGGAGGGCTGTCGGCGGGAGAACCTGGCTGCCGACGACAGTGGCAGCGACAGCAAAGAACCGCACGAGTCCACCGCGAGCACCGACGTCCAGGACAGCTCAGAAGACGCAGACTCCACATCCTAG